One genomic region from Sulfurimonas sp. encodes:
- a CDS encoding DUF4824 family protein produces the protein MKILNPSSKLFAAAFALLILTNIVVLLGIYFNRSGETTSEAILTQRELEIPYSMKKENNSIFLKLVYRNINKSKFSHLGNWLNVTKLKELGFDTDKYLIYKKNIKRPSKEVFIVLEYNCESYKKSLKLAEEVFAEQEALYSAEKSKQRAYKNAKRNLTREQTSASRLFAIDAGLDYDALRQKYTNKANFIIVKGLVKISNSYKEKIIYGYIQQLHIQKINLPYEFKHLLKDVKPIDKYNAKQNTHPSYKVEVKYGSRYEPWISSVKRIY, from the coding sequence ATGAAAATATTAAACCCTTCTTCTAAGCTTTTTGCAGCAGCTTTTGCATTATTGATTTTAACTAACATTGTTGTACTTCTTGGCATCTATTTTAACAGGTCTGGAGAAACAACATCTGAGGCGATACTAACGCAAAGAGAACTTGAAATACCATACTCAATGAAAAAAGAAAACAATAGTATATTTCTTAAGCTTGTATATAGAAACATAAATAAATCAAAATTTTCACATCTTGGTAATTGGCTAAATGTTACTAAACTAAAAGAATTGGGTTTTGATACAGATAAATATTTAATCTACAAAAAAAATATAAAAAGACCAAGTAAAGAAGTCTTTATCGTTCTCGAATATAATTGTGAATCATATAAAAAATCTTTGAAATTAGCAGAAGAAGTATTTGCAGAACAAGAGGCTTTGTATAGTGCTGAGAAGAGCAAACAAAGGGCTTATAAAAATGCCAAAAGAAATCTTACTCGTGAACAAACATCAGCATCTAGACTTTTTGCTATAGATGCAGGGTTAGATTATGACGCGTTAAGACAAAAGTACACTAACAAAGCCAATTTTATTATAGTTAAAGGACTTGTGAAAATATCTAACAGCTATAAAGAGAAAATAATATATGGCTATATTCAACAACTTCACATACAAAAAATCAACCTGCCTTATGAGTTTAAACATCTTTTAAAAGATGTCAAACCAATAGACAAATATAATGCAAAACAAAACACCCATCCAAGCTACAAAGTAGAAGTAAAATATGGAAGTAGATATGAGCCGTGGATTAGCTCTGTAAAAAGAATATATTAG
- a CDS encoding DUF2157 domain-containing protein yields MKTKSILTAQQRTDQVKAFQAELVILQDTDVIELTNEQNDKLDKYHQNLLSNYSLEFDIDTTKNEKQLSLGMKIVSFLAALGLAFSIFFLFLQFWGSFRESTQVFILIFTPTILLFTTYYLSKQHNKDYYTKISALLTFTTFALNLAMLGQIFNITPSPNAFFVWALFAFLLAYALKARLLLGVGIIFISFFLSVKVGVWGGAYWINFSDYPENFFPVALVLFLLSFINHSKHTNFDVVYRYFSMFLFFLPVLILSNYGSISYINMNENFIEGFYQVVGFGFSAFAIYIGIKKGLSEVTNMGNIFFVIFLYTKFYNWWWAWMPKYVFFLIIGISAIFILMILKKFRNELLKNTQEKIS; encoded by the coding sequence ATGAAAACAAAGTCAATTTTAACAGCCCAACAAAGAACAGATCAAGTAAAGGCATTTCAAGCTGAATTAGTAATATTACAAGATACAGATGTAATTGAACTTACTAATGAGCAAAACGACAAGCTAGATAAATACCACCAAAACCTTTTATCTAACTACTCTTTAGAGTTTGACATAGATACAACTAAAAATGAAAAACAGCTTAGTCTTGGTATGAAAATAGTTTCATTTTTAGCGGCTCTTGGACTTGCTTTTAGTATATTTTTTCTATTTTTACAGTTCTGGGGTAGTTTTAGAGAAAGTACACAAGTTTTCATCCTTATTTTTACTCCAACTATTTTACTTTTTACTACATATTACTTATCAAAACAACACAACAAAGACTACTATACAAAGATATCAGCTCTACTTACTTTTACTACATTTGCTCTAAACCTAGCTATGCTTGGTCAGATATTTAACATCACACCATCACCAAATGCTTTTTTTGTATGGGCACTATTTGCATTTTTACTAGCTTATGCTTTAAAGGCTAGACTACTTTTAGGAGTGGGAATCATATTTATTTCATTTTTCTTATCAGTAAAAGTTGGAGTTTGGGGCGGAGCTTATTGGATTAATTTCTCAGATTATCCTGAAAACTTTTTCCCAGTTGCTTTAGTTCTATTTTTACTCTCTTTTATAAACCATTCAAAACATACAAACTTTGATGTTGTTTACAGATACTTTTCCATGTTTTTATTTTTTCTGCCTGTTTTAATCTTATCAAATTACGGTTCCATAAGTTATATAAACATGAATGAAAATTTTATAGAAGGATTTTACCAAGTTGTGGGATTTGGCTTTAGTGCTTTTGCCATCTATATTGGTATAAAAAAAGGTTTATCAGAAGTTACAAATATGGGAAATATCTTTTTTGTCATTTTTCTTTATACAAAATTTTACAACTGGTGGTGGGCTTGGATGCCAAAATATGTCTTCTTTTTAATTATAGGTATAAGTGCTATTTTCATACTTATGATACTTAAAAAATTTAGAAATGAGTTGTTAAAAAATACACAGGAGAAAATATCATGA
- a CDS encoding ribonuclease HI, with translation MKKNKSQIYLFTDGSVNPQSAIGCGAYLLLDKLEFSFAQLEKEIKIKKFDNTSSTKLELETLLWALNDVSLKKFKIVIYTDCQNIIGLKDRRERFERNNYMTSKGVLIKNHKLYKDFFKNLDILDCEFIKVKGHKKASAKNEIDEIFTLVDRATRKALRKTIL, from the coding sequence ATGAAAAAAAATAAATCGCAAATCTATTTATTTACAGACGGAAGTGTTAATCCTCAAAGCGCAATAGGCTGTGGAGCATATTTACTTTTAGATAAATTAGAGTTCTCTTTTGCCCAACTAGAAAAAGAAATTAAAATTAAAAAGTTTGACAATACATCCTCCACAAAATTAGAACTAGAGACACTTTTATGGGCTTTAAATGATGTGAGTTTAAAAAAATTTAAAATAGTGATTTATACCGATTGTCAAAATATTATAGGACTCAAAGATAGAAGAGAGCGATTTGAGAGAAATAACTATATGACCAGCAAGGGTGTACTTATAAAAAATCATAAACTATATAAAGATTTTTTTAAGAACTTAGATATTTTAGATTGTGAGTTTATCAAGGTAAAAGGTCATAAAAAGGCATCTGCAAAAAATGAGATAGATGAAATTTTTACTCTTGTGGATAGAGCCACAAGAAAGGCTCTTAGGAAAACTATTTTATAG